The stretch of DNA GATCGGCGCCTCCGGCGCGCGGATCCTCACAACGCTCTTGCACGAAATGAAACGCTCGGATGCAAAGCGCGGCTTGGCCACTCTCTGCATCGGTGGCGGTATGGGGATCGCAATGTGTGTTGAACGAGACTAGCCAGATCTGCGTTCATCGCAGACGGCTGATTGGCGTGAGCCATGCCCGGAACATGACGAAGCAGCAGGCCGGGCATGCCTCGCGGGACCTTGGGGTAGGGAGATTGGTCTATGGGACGAGTGGCGATCGTGACGGGCGGAACCCGTGGCATCGGTGCGTGTATCTCGAGTGCATTGCACAAGGAGGGGTATGCCGTCGCTGCCGTTTATGCCGGCAATGATGAAACGGCCAAGGCATTCAACAAGGAAACCGGCATCCGCGTCTATAAATGGAATGTCGGCGACCCCGAGGCTTGCGCCGAGGGCATTTGCGAGGTCGAGGCCGATCTCGGCCCTGTTTGCACGCTGGTGAACAATGCCGGCATCACCCGCGACAGCATGCTGCACAAGATGAGCTATCAGCAATGGTCGGAGGTGCTGCGCGTCAACCTCGATTCCATGTTCAACATGACCCGGCCGCTCATCGAGCCCATGCGTGAGCGAAACTTTGGCCGGATCATCAATATCTCTTCCATCAATGGCCAGAAGGGTCAGATGGGCCAGGCGAACTATTCAGCGGCCAAGGCCGGCGTCATCGGGTTCACCAAGGCACTGGCGCAGGAAACGGCTCGCAAGGGCATCACGGTAAACTGCATCTGCCCCGGTTATATCGATACCGAGATGGTTGCAGCCGTACCACCCAAGGTGCTGGAGAATATTGTGGCCTCGATCCCGGTCGGCCGGCTCGGCACGGGGCACGAGGTGGCCGAGATGGTCTGCTTCCTCGCACGCGAATCCGCCGCCTTCACCACCGGGGCGGTCATCGCCGTCAATGGCGGCCAGTACATCGCAAACGGATGAGCCCGCGATCCATTGCTAAAGGCGAGCTGAAGCCGCCCGGTCGACGGTTACTGTCTTGAAAATGGCATAGGCTCTTTGCCCTGGCTCGAGCGCGAGCCTTGCACAGGAATAGGCGGTAATGCGCGCCGTCAGCCGCGTGCCGCCGCAATCGAGAGTAACCTCGACCTCTTCATTATGCGCCCGCAACGCCACGATGGTTGCGGGCAGCACATTGTTGGCGCTGATGTCGCCATCCACCGCTGTGCGGGACAGCAGGACGTCGCGCGCCGGAATGCGAATGCGAACCTCTTCGCCAGGCGCTTTCTCAACCCGCGGAACCGTGATCACACCGCCAGTGAAGCCAAGCCGGGTGAGACCGAACCGGGGCAGATGCTCCAGCACCTGGGCCGCGATCACTGCACCGGCATCGCTGAGGCCCGCCAGCAACTGGATGCGGCTATCGGCCAGAACGTCGTAGATACTGCCAAAGCCGGTGACCTTGCCCTGGTCGAACACGGCGATCGTGTCTGCAAGCCTGGTCACCTCATCAAGGGAATGGGTGACATAGACCACGGGTTGCAGCATGCGGTCGCGCAGTCGTTCGAGATAGCGAAGGATCTCCTCCCGCCGGGCGGCGTCAAGCGCCGTCAACGGCTCATCCATCAGCAGCAGGCTTGGTGCGGTGAGCAGCGCTCGGCCGATCGCAACCCGCTGCTTTTCACCACCCGACAGCTTGCCAGGGCGACGATCAAGCAGGGCGCCGAGTGCCAGGAGTTCGATCACTTCCTTTATCGCTGTCTCATCGAGCGGCCGGCCGGCGCGTTTCCAGCCGAACAACAGGTTTCGCTCGACCGAGAGATGCGGGAAAAGCCGTGCATCCTGGAAAACATAGCCGATCCGCCGTTCGCGGGCCGGAACGGCGATATGCCGCTCACGATCGAATACTGTTTGGCCGTTGATGATGATCCGGCCCCGTTCGGGCCTCATCAATCCTGCAATGGCGTTCAAGGTCGTGGTCTTGCCAGAACCTGAGGGGCCGAACAGGGCAGTGACCCCGACCTCGGGCGCCTCGAAACGGGCCTCGAGCCTGAACGCGCCCAGCCCATGGCTGATATCGACCAGAAGCGTCATCCCGAAAGATAGCGCCTGAGCTTGCGGGCAGCCAGTTCCGACAGGAATAGGCCGGCGAGAGCCAGACAGATCGAGAGTGCGGCGAGCCGGGCCGCCGCAGCCTCACCGCCAGGGCTCTGGATCGCGGTATAGATGGCAAGTGGAATGGTCCGGGTCTCGCCGGGAATGTTCGAGACGAAGGTGATGATCGCGCCGAACTCACCGAGGCTTGCGGCAAAGGCCGTGATGGCCCCGGCGATGATCCCTGGCAAGGCAAGCGGCAGTGTGATTGAGAACAGACGATCCAGGGGTCCGGAGCCCAAGGTCTCCGCTGCGGTCTCAAGCCCCGAATCAATTGTCTCCAGCGCCAGCCTTATGGCGCGCACCTGGAACGGGAAGGTGACGATGCCGGCAGCCAGTGCGGCGCCTGTCCAGCTGAAAATGAAGCGAATGCCGAAACTGTCGAGCAGCCATGCTCCGAGCGGTGCTTTCGTGCCGAGCGTGACCAGCAGGAGATAGCCCATCACCACCGGCGGCAGGATAAGCGGCAGATGCAGAATGCCATCGACGATGGTCTTGCCCGGAAATTCGCACCGCGCCAGCAGATAGGCCGCTGCAATCGCCAGCGGCAGCGCAAAGCCGACCGCAACCAAGGAGATCTTGAGGCTGAGGAGGAGGGCTTCGGTTTCCGCGGGCGTTAACAAGTCCATGTCAGTTCACGCTGAACCCGAACTCTTTGTAGATCGTGAGGGCGTCTGGTCCCGTGATGAAGGCGAACGCCTTCTTTACCTCGGGCGTGTCCTGGCCTTTCACAATGGCAAAGGGATAGGTGATGGCACTTGAGGCTTCCGCAGGAAACCTGCCGATAATTTTCACCTTAACCGACTGCTGGGCATCTGTGCCATAGACGATGCCGAGCGGCGCCTCTCCTCGTTCCACCAAGGCCAGCGCCGCACGCACATTGTCGCCCCTGGCGAGCTTCGCCTCCACCGAAGTCCAAAGCCCCAGCCTTGTCAGCGCTTCCTTCGCATAAATTCCGGCGGGCACATGTTCGGGATCACCGACCGAGAGCCGGCCATCTCCACCAAGCAGGCCAGCAATATCGAGCGCAGTCGAGATCGCGACCGGTCCCTGATCACTCGCCGTCGGCGCGATCAGCACCAGCTCGTTGCCAATTGGGCTCACCCGCGTCGTTTGAGCGACCAAACCCCGTTCCGTCACATAGTCCATCCACTTTTCGTCTGCGGAAATGAAGATTTGGGCCGGCGCCCCCGCCTCGATCTGCCGGGCGAGCGTGGAAGAGGATGCAAAGGAAAACCGTAAAGCGCCACCACTCTTTGCCGCATAGGCCCGGCCAAGCGCTTCCAGGGCGTCGGTCAGGCTCGCGGCTGCGAAAATCGTCACCTCCTGCGCTCTTGCAGGGGAGCCGGCCGCACCGCCAACGAGGCTGCAGGCAGCAAGAATGGCAATGATGAGGCCCCGGATCATGTCTGCTCCTGTCAGATTTCCGCAATATTCATTCGGATATAGCGGGACCGTCAATGGCGGAGTTGCTTGCTGCACCACGGCGGTGCTGATATCAGCGACGATATGAACAAACGACAGATCAAGGTCTCGCCATCCATCCTTGCCGCCCGGTTCGACCGGCTGGGCGAGGAGGTGCGCGCGGTCGACGCCGCCGGCGCCGATTACATCCATCTCGATGTGATGGACGGCCATTTCGTGCCGAACATCTCTTTTGGCCCCAGCGTTATCAAATCGTTAAGATCCTGTTCGGATAAGATATTCGACGTGCATCTGATGATTGCGCCGGTCGATCCCTTCATCGGGGCATTCGCCGATGCCGGAGCGAATATCATTACCGCCCATGTCGAGGCGGGCCCACACACGCACCGCACGATCCAGGCGATCAAGCATGCGGGCTGCAAGGCGGGTCTGGCCCTCAACCCGGGTACGCCGGCGGAGGCGATCGAGCCTCTCATCGACGATCTCGACCTGGTGCTGGTGATGACGGTCAATCCGGGCTTCGGCGGACAATCTTTCATTGAAAGCGTGCTGCGCAAGGTTACGCGGGTGCGTGAGATGATCGACCGCAGCGGGCGGGATATTGATCTGGAAGTCGATGGCGGTATCAATCCGAGTACAGCAGCGCGCTGTGTGGCGGCCGGCGCCAATGTCCTGGTTGCAGGCACGGCGATCTTCGGAGGCGACCCAAGCCATTATGCCGCCGAGATCGACGCGCTGCGCGGCTGATCAAACTGAGCTCATTGCGCTCACAGTCGTGGAGGCCAGACAATAATGGCCGCCGCGACGGGATCTTCTGCTGCCGCAGAGCTGTTCGATGCCCTGGCGCGTCGTACTGCCCACGGTTTCGTCGATCGTGCCGCAGGCCTGATTCCGAGGCTTTCTTTCAAGGCCACTACGCTCAACCACCCGCCGCGTCCCCTGATTCGCGGCAATCCCGATTTCGCTGCCGCGGTCTATCGTGGCCAGTTCAGTCTCGCCGGCCATGTGATCAATGCCGGCAGCCACGTGATTTTCGATGTAAGCCCGGTACCCGCGAGCTTCGCCGGCGAACTCCACGGCTTTGCCTGGCTCAAGCATCTTGAGGCGGCGGGCACGGAGCTCGCGCGCATCCAGGCCCGCGCCCTGATCTGCGACTGGATTGAGAGCCGGCGCTACAAGGCACCAGTGGCCAGGGAACTCGCGGTTGCCGCTCGCAGGCTCATGTCCTGGATCCTGCATGGGACCTTTGTCCTCTACAATTCGGATCAGGCATTCGCACGGAAGTTCTTCAGCAGCCTCAACCGGCAAGCCGGCTACCTCGCGAGATCTCTCAACTTCGCACCTCTGAACCGCGGCCGGCTCGATGCGGCGATCGCGCTCGGCTATGCCGCAACCTCACTTGGCGGCATAGAAAAGCTGCGGGTGGAGCTGCTTGATCGCCTAGCCGAGGAACTGCAAGAGCAGATCCTTCCTGATGGTGGGCATATTTCGCGCAATCCCGCAGCAACGGTGGAACTGCTGCTCGATTTGCTGCCTTTGCGCGAAACATTGCATGCGCGCAAGCTCTACACGCCCCAGCCTCTGGATGCCGCTGTCGAGCGTATGCTGCCTTTCCTGCGCTTTCTGCTGCATGGAGATGACGGCATCGCCACCTTCAACGGGGTCAACGACCACATGCCGGGTGCGGTACGCGCCGTGATCGATGCCGATGACGTTCGCGGCAAGCCGATCACCCTCGCCAGGCATACCGGGTATGCCCGCTTGGCCTTTGGCCGCAGCACAGTGCTGGTGGATGTGGGCCGGCCCCCGGCCGTGGGGCTCAATCCGGCCATGCAATCCGGCCCGCTGGCCTTCGAGTTCAGCGATGGCGCCCACCGCATCGTTGTGAATTGCGGCACCTCAAAGACGGGCAATGCGGCCTGGATGGCAGCCTCCCGCCGCACGGCAGCCCACTCCACGGTCTGCATGGGCGAGCGCTCGGCGAGCCTCATTCTGGATAACCGGCTCACGGAACGGGTATTCGGTGGCCCGGTTCTATTGGGGCCCCAGACTGTCTATGGCGAGCTCACCAGTCACGAGACCGGCGCGGTGCTCGAGGCCTATCACAATGGCTATCTCTCGCAATTCGGCTACCTGCACGAGCGTCGGCTGTTTCTGGCCAAGCACGGCGCGGATCTGCGGGGGGAGGACCGCTTCCTTGCGGCACCTGATGGCCGCATGACGGCGCCGGATACGCCCTTTGCCATTCGCTTTCACCTGCATCCCTCAGTCAAGGTGATGACCGCCCGTGATGGTTTGAGCGTCAGCCTCGTGTTGCCGAACCGTGTCGGCTGGAAATTCTCGGCCCGCGGCGCCTCCCTTGAGGTTCAGGATAGTGTCTATCTGCCCGGGCTCGCCACGCCGCGTCGCACCCAGCAGATCGTCTTGACCGGACGTGTCGGTCTCAACCGCACGGTGAAATGGGCCTTCAAACGCATTGACAAGCCGGCCACCACGAGCCATCGAGATCCGGGACCGGAACTGCCCTTGGGCATGTGAAATGATGACGCGAAGATCCACGGCCGGCCGAGGTTCCTTCCTGGCCTAAGAAGTGCTATCGGGCACATCTCAGTTGGAGTTCCGCCATGCCCGATATCGTTCCTGTTCGCCGCGCCCTCATTTCCGTTTCCGACAAGACCGGATTGCTGGACCTTGCCCGCCGTCTTGACGCGCTTGGTATCGCGCTGATCTCGACCGGGGGCACCGCGCGCACCCTCAAGGACGCTGGCCTTCCAGTTGAGGACGTCTCCAGCGTGACCGGCTTTCCCGAGATCATGGACGGCCGGGTCAAGACCTTGCACCCAAAGATCCATGGCGGGCTTCTCGCCATTCGCGGCAATGCCGAACATGAGGAGGCCCGCCGCGCCAATGGCATCGAGACGATCGACCTGCTCGTGGTCAATCTCTATCCCTTTGAAGAGACCATCGCGCGGGGTGCTGGCTTCGATGAGACCATAGAGAATATCGATATCGGCGGCCCCGCCATGATCCGCGCGGCAGCCAAGAACCACGACCATGTGGCCGTTGTGGTGGATCCCGCCGATTTTGAGGCTTTGCTGCAGGAGCTGGCCACTCATGGCGGTGCCAGCCCCCTGGCATTTCGCCGGCGGATGGCCGCGAAGGCCTTTGCGCGCACCGCCGCCTATGATGCGGCGATCAGCAACTGGTTCGCGAGCGAGCTGACCGATCCCGATACGGTCTATCGCGCCTTTGGCGGCAAGCGCGTCCAGCCATTGCGTTATGGTGAGAACCCTCACCAGTCTGCCGCCTTTTACAAGACCGGCGAGCAGCGTTTTGGCGTTGCCTCCGCGCGCCAGGTCCAGGGCAAGGAGCTCTCCTACAACAACATCAACGACACGGATGCTGCCTATGAATGCGTGGCCGAGTTCGATCCGCAGGAGACAGCGGCGGTCGTCATCGTCAAACACGCAAACCCTTGTGGCGTTGCCATCGGCTCGAGCCTTGTTGAGGCCTATCGCAAGGCGCTGCGCTGTGATCCGGTCAGCGCCTTTGGCGGCATCGTGGCGCTCAACCGGCCGATCGATGCGGAAGTCGCCGAAGAGATCAGCAAGCTGTTCACAGAGGTGATAATCGCCCCGGACGCGGATGACGAGGCGCTTGCCCTCTTTGCGGCCAAGAAGAACCTTCGCGTGCTTCTGGCGGGTGGCCTGCCTGATCCGCGCGCGCCGGGCCAGCTCGTCAAATCCGTGAGCGGCGGTCTGCTCGTCCAGAGCCGCGATAATGGCTATGTCGACCCGGCTGCCCTCAAGGTTGCGACCAAGCGTGCTCCCACCGCTCAGGAGCTTGCGGATCTGCGTTTTGCCTTCGCCGTGTGCAAGCATGTGAAGTCGAACGCCATCGTCTATGCCAAGGACGGATCAACCGTCGGTATCGGCGCTGGGCAGATGAGCCGGGTTGATTCAGCGAGGATTGCCGCGCGCAAGGCGGCTGATGCGGCCCAGGCGGCAGGCCTGTCCGAACCGCTGACTCACGGCTCGGTCGTGGCGTCGGACGCGTTCTTTCCTTTTGCCGATGGCCTGATGGCGGCCGTAGAGGCCGGCGCAACCGCGGTGATCCAGCCTGGCGGGTCAATGCGGGACGATGAGGTGATTGCCGCGGCTGACGAAGCAGGTCTCGCTATGGTTCTGACCGGGATCCGCCATTTCCGGCACTGACATGCTCAGCCTTTTCGGCGCAGGCGCTCGCCCCAGGCGATCGCGCGATCGAGCCGGTCGTGTCCCCAGAAGACCTCGCCATCTTCCAGCACGAAGGAGGGCGCACCGAACAGGCCGAGGCGCTGAGCTTCGGCCGTTTCCGCCTTCA from Rhodoligotrophos sp. CJ14 encodes:
- the modA gene encoding molybdate ABC transporter substrate-binding protein; this encodes MIRGLIIAILAACSLVGGAAGSPARAQEVTIFAAASLTDALEALGRAYAAKSGGALRFSFASSSTLARQIEAGAPAQIFISADEKWMDYVTERGLVAQTTRVSPIGNELVLIAPTASDQGPVAISTALDIAGLLGGDGRLSVGDPEHVPAGIYAKEALTRLGLWTSVEAKLARGDNVRAALALVERGEAPLGIVYGTDAQQSVKVKIIGRFPAEASSAITYPFAIVKGQDTPEVKKAFAFITGPDALTIYKEFGFSVN
- the modC gene encoding molybdenum ABC transporter ATP-binding protein gives rise to the protein MTLLVDISHGLGAFRLEARFEAPEVGVTALFGPSGSGKTTTLNAIAGLMRPERGRIIINGQTVFDRERHIAVPARERRIGYVFQDARLFPHLSVERNLLFGWKRAGRPLDETAIKEVIELLALGALLDRRPGKLSGGEKQRVAIGRALLTAPSLLLMDEPLTALDAARREEILRYLERLRDRMLQPVVYVTHSLDEVTRLADTIAVFDQGKVTGFGSIYDVLADSRIQLLAGLSDAGAVIAAQVLEHLPRFGLTRLGFTGGVITVPRVEKAPGEEVRIRIPARDVLLSRTAVDGDISANNVLPATIVALRAHNEEVEVTLDCGGTRLTARITAYSCARLALEPGQRAYAIFKTVTVDRAASARL
- the modB gene encoding molybdate ABC transporter permease subunit; this encodes MDLLTPAETEALLLSLKISLVAVGFALPLAIAAAYLLARCEFPGKTIVDGILHLPLILPPVVMGYLLLVTLGTKAPLGAWLLDSFGIRFIFSWTGAALAAGIVTFPFQVRAIRLALETIDSGLETAAETLGSGPLDRLFSITLPLALPGIIAGAITAFAASLGEFGAIITFVSNIPGETRTIPLAIYTAIQSPGGEAAAARLAALSICLALAGLFLSELAARKLRRYLSG
- a CDS encoding heparinase II/III family protein, with translation MAAATGSSAAAELFDALARRTAHGFVDRAAGLIPRLSFKATTLNHPPRPLIRGNPDFAAAVYRGQFSLAGHVINAGSHVIFDVSPVPASFAGELHGFAWLKHLEAAGTELARIQARALICDWIESRRYKAPVARELAVAARRLMSWILHGTFVLYNSDQAFARKFFSSLNRQAGYLARSLNFAPLNRGRLDAAIALGYAATSLGGIEKLRVELLDRLAEELQEQILPDGGHISRNPAATVELLLDLLPLRETLHARKLYTPQPLDAAVERMLPFLRFLLHGDDGIATFNGVNDHMPGAVRAVIDADDVRGKPITLARHTGYARLAFGRSTVLVDVGRPPAVGLNPAMQSGPLAFEFSDGAHRIVVNCGTSKTGNAAWMAASRRTAAHSTVCMGERSASLILDNRLTERVFGGPVLLGPQTVYGELTSHETGAVLEAYHNGYLSQFGYLHERRLFLAKHGADLRGEDRFLAAPDGRMTAPDTPFAIRFHLHPSVKVMTARDGLSVSLVLPNRVGWKFSARGASLEVQDSVYLPGLATPRRTQQIVLTGRVGLNRTVKWAFKRIDKPATTSHRDPGPELPLGM
- the phbB gene encoding acetoacetyl-CoA reductase, with amino-acid sequence MGRVAIVTGGTRGIGACISSALHKEGYAVAAVYAGNDETAKAFNKETGIRVYKWNVGDPEACAEGICEVEADLGPVCTLVNNAGITRDSMLHKMSYQQWSEVLRVNLDSMFNMTRPLIEPMRERNFGRIINISSINGQKGQMGQANYSAAKAGVIGFTKALAQETARKGITVNCICPGYIDTEMVAAVPPKVLENIVASIPVGRLGTGHEVAEMVCFLARESAAFTTGAVIAVNGGQYIANG
- the rpe gene encoding ribulose-phosphate 3-epimerase — translated: MNKRQIKVSPSILAARFDRLGEEVRAVDAAGADYIHLDVMDGHFVPNISFGPSVIKSLRSCSDKIFDVHLMIAPVDPFIGAFADAGANIITAHVEAGPHTHRTIQAIKHAGCKAGLALNPGTPAEAIEPLIDDLDLVLVMTVNPGFGGQSFIESVLRKVTRVREMIDRSGRDIDLEVDGGINPSTAARCVAAGANVLVAGTAIFGGDPSHYAAEIDALRG
- the purH gene encoding bifunctional phosphoribosylaminoimidazolecarboxamide formyltransferase/IMP cyclohydrolase, yielding MPDIVPVRRALISVSDKTGLLDLARRLDALGIALISTGGTARTLKDAGLPVEDVSSVTGFPEIMDGRVKTLHPKIHGGLLAIRGNAEHEEARRANGIETIDLLVVNLYPFEETIARGAGFDETIENIDIGGPAMIRAAAKNHDHVAVVVDPADFEALLQELATHGGASPLAFRRRMAAKAFARTAAYDAAISNWFASELTDPDTVYRAFGGKRVQPLRYGENPHQSAAFYKTGEQRFGVASARQVQGKELSYNNINDTDAAYECVAEFDPQETAAVVIVKHANPCGVAIGSSLVEAYRKALRCDPVSAFGGIVALNRPIDAEVAEEISKLFTEVIIAPDADDEALALFAAKKNLRVLLAGGLPDPRAPGQLVKSVSGGLLVQSRDNGYVDPAALKVATKRAPTAQELADLRFAFAVCKHVKSNAIVYAKDGSTVGIGAGQMSRVDSARIAARKAADAAQAAGLSEPLTHGSVVASDAFFPFADGLMAAVEAGATAVIQPGGSMRDDEVIAAADEAGLAMVLTGIRHFRH